The proteins below are encoded in one region of Apium graveolens cultivar Ventura chromosome 4, ASM990537v1, whole genome shotgun sequence:
- the LOC141721712 gene encoding methyltransferase-like protein 2, with the protein MAETEKTAENKLPSFEKTGVYRFENSNAVFIDPVRVLNRHYSRFKLSPSVYYSRFFESTNLSSQSVNRKRKRKVKTTSRSLNEKEQLANRRHSEARVFMLKAHEDLLSNNYVLERLRNLRGDEAAEEAGVEQSFVELGTVWQAPMYEITLNLCYNECLTEESQNGGFSRIQSCESKTIPLFDNLVVNETSNDAEAIFLNNKYILPRESSFFMVPNFA; encoded by the exons ATGGCGGAGACTGAAAAAACCGCCGAAAATAAGCTACCGAGTTTCGAGAAAACCGGAGTGTACCGGTTCGAGAACTCAAACGCAGTGTTCATAGACCCGGTCCGCGTGCTGAACCGGCATTACAGCCGGTTCAAACTCTCTCCATCTGTTTACTACTCTCGTTTCTTCGAATCAACAAATTTGAGTTCACAAAGTGTTAACAGAAAGAGGAAACGAAAGGTCAAAACGACGTCGCGGAGTCTAAATGAGAAAGAGCAGCTCGCTAATCGGCGTCATTCG GAGGCTAGGGTGTTCATGTTGAAGGCACATGAGGATTTACTTAGCAACAACTATGTTTTAGAACGTCTGAGAAATTTGAGAGGTGACGAAGCTGCGGAAGAGGCAGGTGTTGAGCAGTCTTTTGTGGAGTTAGGGACTGTTTGGCAAGCTCCTATGTACGAGATTACTCTTAATTTATGTTACAATGAGTGTTTGACTGAGGAATCTCAAAATGGAG GTTTCTCCCGCATCCAGTCATGTGAATCTAAAACTATTCCACTCTTTGACAACTTGGTTGTGAATGAGACTAGCAATGACGCGGAGGCCATATTTTTAAACAACAAATACATATTACCTAGAGAGAGCAGCTTCTTTATG GTACCAAACTTTGCCTAA